The proteins below come from a single Rhodohalobacter sp. SW132 genomic window:
- a CDS encoding SemiSWEET transporter → METFTIIGLMAGFCTTVAFLPQVMKTWKTKSAKDISLGMYLIFCTGVGLWLTYGIMIGDLPIILTNVVTLVLALSILFFKLTFKD, encoded by the coding sequence ATGGAGACATTTACAATTATCGGGCTGATGGCTGGGTTTTGTACCACCGTTGCCTTTCTTCCGCAGGTGATGAAAACATGGAAAACAAAATCTGCGAAAGATATCTCACTCGGCATGTACCTGATTTTTTGTACGGGAGTTGGGTTGTGGCTAACCTATGGAATTATGATTGGTGATTTACCGATTATTCTAACCAACGTAGTCACCCTGGTACTGGCGCTGAGCATTCTCTTTTTTAAACTGACATTCAAAGATTAG